One Hordeum vulgare subsp. vulgare chromosome 4H, MorexV3_pseudomolecules_assembly, whole genome shotgun sequence DNA window includes the following coding sequences:
- the LOC123450587 gene encoding LOW QUALITY PROTEIN: uncharacterized protein LOC123450587 (The sequence of the model RefSeq protein was modified relative to this genomic sequence to represent the inferred CDS: substituted 2 bases at 2 genomic stop codons) encodes MAQETLRLVCLLVSAHDGRLPWQYTLEGQGAKKDISPPLEWYGVPGGTRSLALVVQDIDADERVPWMHWVVANKSPKEKGLPEGFSGAGGNANTGGEGGLXEGVNDXKQPGWRGPVPDSHGHRIQFWLYALGDVLSLGNKDVYHVFFILLPPRTELDVPTIEAAGVGGRGAAGWCRLMIKCTAMEQNQHMWWCRLMLKCTTMEQIRWVVVTSNFSRIATTSLAVLVGSGVALFFRRSSIALAYNESADPIDREVQIADKILNKRELEFNKWEGTLSDLL; translated from the exons ATGGCACAGGAGACCCTGAGGCTGGTGTGCCTGCTGGTGTCGGCGCACGACGGGAGGCTGCCGTGGCAGTACACGCTGGAGGGGCAAGGCGCCAAGAAGGACATCTCGCCACCGCTGGAGTGGTACGGGGTGCCCGGCGGCACGCGGTCGCTGGCGCTGGTGGTGCAGGACATCGACGCGGACGAGCGGGTTCCGTGGATGCACTGGGTGGTGGCCAACAAATCGCCTAAGGAGAAGGGGCTGCCGGAGGGGTTCTCGGGCGCCGGCGGCAACGCCAACACCGGCGGCGAAGGCGGCCTCTAAGAGGGGGTCAACGACTAGAAGCAGCCCGGCTGGCGTGGCCCCGTCCCGGACTCCCACGGCCACCGCATCCAGTTCTGGCTCTACGCGCTCGGCGACGTGCTCAGCCTCGGCAACAAG GATGTATACCATGTCTTTTTTATACTGTTGCCTCCAAGAACAGAGTTAGATGTTCCTACG ATTGAAGCCGCCGGCGTTGGTGGCCGTGGTGCCGCTGGGTGGTGCAGGTTGATGATCAAGTGCACGGCCATGGAGCAGAACCAGCATATGTGGTGGTGCAGGTTGATGCTCAAGTGCACGACGATGGAGCAGATCCGCTGGGTGGTGGTCACTTCGAATTTCTCCAGAATCGCCACCACCTCCCTCGCTGTGCTCGTCGGCAGCGGCGTCGCCCTCTTCTTTCGCCGCTCCTCCATCGCGCTAGCCTACAATGAGTCAGCAGACCCCATCGACAGGGAA GTGCAG ATTGCTGACAAGATTCTGAACAAAAGAGAGCTGGAATTCAATAAGTGGGAAGGTACCCTGTCCGATCTGCTGTAG